AGTATCCCGCTCTTTGTACGTGTTCCGATATGACTGAGGAGGCTGGAAATAGAGATGCGGCTCTCCGGCTCCAGCTCTGAGAATGTTTTCTGCATGAACTCCTCGAACTGTCCGAACGCCTCATTGGGGAGGTAGACATCGTAGATCCGGTTGATCTCATCATGCCTGAGTGCAACATCATCACAAAATGCGGTTCCGTGAAAATGCCGGCACCCGATCGCTTCTATGATATCATGGGTGAGGTTTGCGCCTGTTGATACCAGGATATCAATATGCCCCTGGGCGATAAGATCGCTGACGATCCTGCCCATGCCGGCAGGCACCATCGCACCGGCAAGCCCAAAGAACTTCGTTGTGCTTTTTTCCCTGAGCATTGCCTCGTAAATCCCAGCCGCCCGGTAGAGAGCACCCCCGTTATACGCGCCTGCTCTCCCCATCGCATTGACCAGCTCGCCAACGGTCATCCCCGGTATGAGATGCATCTGGGTGACAGGTTCACTGCATTCCTTTCCCATGG
Above is a genomic segment from Methanoregula sp. containing:
- a CDS encoding deoxyhypusine synthase; translation: MGKECSEPVTQMHLIPGMTVGELVNAMGRAGAYNGGALYRAAGIYEAMLREKSTTKFFGLAGAMVPAGMGRIVSDLIAQGHIDILVSTGANLTHDIIEAIGCRHFHGTAFCDDVALRHDEINRIYDVYLPNEAFGQFEEFMQKTFSELEPESRISISSLLSHIGTRTKSGILNIAAKKRIPVYCPAVQDSMVGLQYWLFSQTNNVTVDAFADMQALMDRCFSAKKAGAMIVGGGVPKNFILQSMLMTPNGFSYAVQLTGDRPDLGGLSGATLDEARSWGKITEEAKTMTVYGDATITLPLLVAAVMERMHHG